The following coding sequences lie in one Cronobacter universalis NCTC 9529 genomic window:
- the bglB gene encoding beta-galactosidase BglB: MIVWPVKHSPLLRQPERFIARDELKAMIHKITDNLINIKDETGQFLLRLDDGRVIDTKGWAGWEWTHGVGLYGIYQYYRQTGDDRMRAVIDDWFAARFAEGATTKNVNTMAPFLTLAYRYEETRDAALLPWLESWAEWAMYEMPRTDQGGMQHITLAEENHQQMWDDTLMMTVLPLAKIGKLLGRQEYVDEAVYQFLLHVENLMDRETGLWFHGWNYEGHHNFANARWARGNSWVTIVIPDFLELMDWPERHPVRRYLTQVLERQAAALAACQDESGLWHTLLDDPHSYLEASATAGFACGLLKAVRKRYIDKAYAAVAEKAIKGVVANVSPQGELLQVSFGTGMGSDLEFYRQIPLTSMPYGQAMAILCLTEYLRTYL; the protein is encoded by the coding sequence ATGATTGTCTGGCCTGTAAAACACAGCCCGCTGCTGCGTCAGCCGGAGCGCTTCATTGCCCGTGACGAACTCAAGGCGATGATCCACAAAATTACCGACAACCTGATCAACATTAAGGATGAAACCGGACAGTTCCTCCTGCGCCTGGACGACGGGCGCGTGATCGACACCAAAGGCTGGGCAGGCTGGGAGTGGACCCACGGGGTCGGGCTGTACGGTATTTATCAGTATTACCGCCAGACCGGCGATGATCGGATGCGCGCGGTGATTGACGACTGGTTCGCGGCGCGCTTTGCGGAAGGCGCCACCACCAAAAACGTCAATACGATGGCCCCGTTCCTGACGCTGGCGTACCGCTACGAAGAGACGCGCGACGCCGCGCTGTTACCCTGGCTTGAGAGCTGGGCGGAGTGGGCGATGTATGAGATGCCGCGCACCGACCAGGGCGGGATGCAGCACATTACGCTCGCTGAAGAGAATCATCAGCAGATGTGGGACGACACGCTGATGATGACCGTGCTGCCGCTTGCGAAAATCGGCAAGCTGCTCGGACGTCAGGAGTACGTCGATGAGGCGGTCTATCAGTTCCTGCTGCATGTCGAGAACCTCATGGACAGGGAGACCGGGCTGTGGTTCCACGGCTGGAATTATGAGGGGCACCATAATTTCGCTAATGCCCGCTGGGCGCGCGGCAATAGCTGGGTGACTATCGTTATCCCCGATTTCCTGGAGCTGATGGACTGGCCGGAGCGTCACCCGGTGCGCCGCTACCTGACGCAGGTGCTGGAGCGCCAGGCGGCGGCGCTGGCGGCGTGTCAGGATGAGAGCGGCCTGTGGCATACGCTTCTGGACGATCCCCACTCCTACCTTGAGGCGTCCGCCACCGCCGGATTCGCCTGCGGGCTGCTGAAGGCGGTGCGCAAACGCTATATCGACAAGGCGTATGCCGCGGTGGCGGAGAAGGCCATCAAAGGCGTGGTGGCGAACGTCTCGCCGCAGGGCGAGCTGTTGCAGGTCTCATTTGGCACCGGCATGGGCAGCGATCTCGAGTTTTATCGCCAGATCCCGCTCACGTCGATGCCCTACGGCCAGGCGATGGCGATCCTCTGCCTGACGGAATACCTGCGCACTTACCTGTAA
- a CDS encoding MFS transporter: MKTRKPGLANYLAYGSGDFLGAGTTALTAAWLLYFYTTFCGLTPIEATFIFAAARVADAVVSPLMGFLTDNFGTTWLGRRFGRRKFFILLGIPCVFSYSLMWVGDMGFWYYLLTYLLFDIVYTMILVPYETLVPEMTDDFKQKTKFSGARISMAQMSAILASFLPGVLLTHFGKDNAVSFFYASLVFSVLCAIMLTLVWIFTWERPREAWSEAALRAEEEKKTLTLGQSLRRLVVELSSTLRIRIFRQHLGMYLGGYIAQDVFNAVFTYYVVFVLMQEASVASNLLGTMAIFQFIAVIAMIPLCIRFGPAPSYRMVVVLFGLSSLSYALLYYAGMSDIYSLLLLVSAVAGLGRGGINYVPWNTYTYIADVDEVVTGQRREGIFAGIMTLTRKASQAGAVMLVGIVMQMSGFVSGQSTQAPAVSHTILTILSVGTLIVLACGFLISLRFKLNLKTHSILREETEKMRASGRVMPESISPANRATVEMLAGMPYESLWGNNNIGYLNRNKPAAPPLKGVTPEFDTTQRLS, from the coding sequence ATGAAAACGCGTAAACCAGGACTGGCAAATTACCTTGCCTATGGGTCAGGAGACTTCCTCGGCGCAGGAACGACCGCCCTCACGGCAGCGTGGCTTCTCTATTTCTATACCACCTTCTGCGGCTTAACGCCGATTGAGGCGACCTTTATTTTCGCAGCGGCGAGGGTCGCCGACGCCGTGGTCAGCCCGCTGATGGGCTTTCTCACTGACAACTTCGGCACCACCTGGCTCGGCCGCCGTTTCGGCCGCCGTAAGTTTTTTATTTTACTCGGCATTCCCTGCGTCTTTAGCTACTCGTTGATGTGGGTGGGGGATATGGGGTTCTGGTACTACCTGCTGACGTATCTGCTGTTTGATATCGTCTACACCATGATTCTGGTGCCTTACGAAACCCTGGTGCCGGAGATGACCGACGATTTCAAACAGAAAACCAAATTCTCCGGCGCGCGCATTTCGATGGCGCAGATGTCCGCCATTCTGGCATCGTTCCTGCCGGGCGTGCTGCTGACGCACTTCGGGAAAGATAACGCGGTGTCGTTCTTCTACGCGAGCCTGGTCTTCTCGGTACTCTGCGCGATCATGCTGACGCTGGTGTGGATTTTCACCTGGGAGCGCCCGCGCGAAGCCTGGTCGGAAGCCGCGCTGCGCGCCGAAGAAGAGAAGAAAACGCTGACGCTCGGCCAGAGCCTGCGCCGCCTGGTGGTCGAACTCTCTTCCACGCTGCGCATCCGCATTTTCCGCCAGCATCTTGGCATGTATCTCGGCGGCTATATCGCCCAGGACGTGTTCAACGCCGTATTTACCTACTACGTAGTGTTTGTGCTGATGCAGGAGGCGTCTGTCGCGTCTAACCTGCTCGGCACGATGGCGATTTTCCAGTTTATCGCCGTCATCGCGATGATCCCGCTCTGTATCCGCTTCGGGCCGGCGCCGTCTTACCGCATGGTGGTGGTGCTGTTTGGGCTGAGTTCGCTCTCTTACGCGCTGCTCTATTACGCCGGCATGAGCGACATTTACTCGCTGCTGCTGCTGGTCTCTGCGGTGGCGGGTCTTGGTCGCGGCGGCATTAACTATGTGCCGTGGAACACCTATACCTATATCGCCGATGTCGACGAAGTGGTGACCGGCCAGCGCCGTGAAGGGATTTTCGCAGGCATTATGACGCTCACCCGCAAAGCCTCTCAGGCGGGCGCGGTGATGCTGGTGGGGATTGTGATGCAGATGTCCGGTTTCGTCTCCGGTCAGAGCACCCAGGCGCCTGCGGTGAGCCATACCATTCTGACCATTTTAAGCGTCGGCACGCTTATTGTGCTGGCCTGCGGTTTCCTGATTTCCCTGCGCTTTAAGCTCAACCTGAAAACCCACAGCATTCTGCGCGAAGAGACTGAGAAGATGCGCGCCAGCGGCCGCGTGATGCCGGAGAGCATCAGCCCGGCGAACCGCGCGACGGTCGAGATGCTGGCGGGCATGCCTTATGAAAGCCTGTGGGGGAATAACAACATTGGCTATCTGAACCGCAACAAGCCGGCGGCGCCACCGCTGAAAGGCGTCACTCCTGAATTCGATACGACACAGAGGTTAAGTTAA
- the flhE gene encoding flagellar protein FlhE: MRARLLMALLTLPVLANAAGEGAWQASAMGPVLSQRGMAASSPVLAPDSPPPQGVMTVVVWRYELAGPTPAGMVARLCSQTRCVEVEDQTGTTRAFTNVSAAEPLRFIFEVPGGGRLFPALEVRSSQVIVNYR; encoded by the coding sequence ATGCGCGCGCGCTTGTTAATGGCATTACTGACGCTGCCCGTGCTGGCGAACGCCGCGGGAGAGGGCGCCTGGCAGGCGAGCGCAATGGGGCCAGTATTGAGCCAGCGCGGCATGGCGGCCTCGTCGCCGGTGCTGGCGCCGGACTCACCGCCGCCGCAGGGCGTGATGACCGTGGTGGTCTGGCGCTATGAACTGGCAGGCCCGACGCCTGCCGGTATGGTGGCGCGGCTCTGTTCGCAGACCCGCTGCGTGGAAGTGGAAGACCAGACCGGCACCACGCGCGCGTTTACCAATGTCTCAGCCGCCGAGCCGCTGCGCTTTATTTTTGAAGTGCCGGGCGGCGGCAGACTGTTTCCCGCGCTGGAAGTGCGCAGCAGCCAGGTCATCGTTAACTACCGCTAA
- the flhA gene encoding flagellar biosynthesis protein FlhA yields the protein MANLVAMLRLPGNLKSTQWQILAGPVIILMILSMMVLPLPAFILDMLFTFNIALSIMVLLVAMFTQRTLEFAAFPTILLFTTLLRLALNIASTRIILLDGHTGSAAAGKVVEAFGHFLVGGNFAIGIVVFIILVIINFMVITKGAGRIAEVGARFVLDGMPGKQMAIDADLNAGLIGEEEAKKRRTEVTQEADFYGSMDGASKFVRGDAVAGLLIMAINIIGGLLVGVVQHGMPVGHAAESYTLLTIGDGLVAQIPALVISTAAGVIVTRVGTDQDVGEQMVGQLFNNPRVMVLSAAVLGLLGMVPGMPNLVFLLFTAALLGLAWWMRGRDQQAPAAPAPVIQQDNPQAVEATWNDVQLEDSLGMEVGYRLIPMVDMQQDGELLGRIRSIRKKFAQDLGFLPPVVHIRDNMDLPPARYRILMKGVEIGSGEAYPGRWLAINPGTAAGSLPGEPTVDPAFGLAAIWIESALKEQAQIQGFTVVEASTVVATHLNHLIAQYSAELFGRQEAQQLLDRVSKELPKLTEDLVPGVVTLTTLHKVLQNLLAEKVPIRDMRTILETLAEHAPVQNDPNELTSVVRVALGRAITQQWFPGNDEVQVIGLDTSLERLLLQALQGGGGLEPGLADRLLEQAQEALSRQEMLGAPPVLLVNHALRPLLARFLRRNLPQLVVLSNLELSDNRNIRMTSSIGGR from the coding sequence ATGGCTAATCTGGTGGCAATGCTGCGCCTGCCTGGCAATTTGAAATCGACCCAATGGCAGATACTCGCCGGGCCGGTTATCATCCTGATGATCCTGTCGATGATGGTGCTGCCATTGCCGGCCTTTATCCTGGATATGCTGTTCACCTTTAACATCGCGCTTTCCATCATGGTGCTGCTGGTGGCGATGTTCACCCAGCGTACGCTGGAGTTCGCGGCGTTCCCGACCATTCTGCTGTTTACCACCTTGCTGCGTCTGGCGCTGAATATCGCGTCCACGCGTATCATTCTGCTTGACGGCCATACCGGCTCGGCGGCGGCGGGTAAAGTGGTGGAGGCGTTCGGCCACTTCCTGGTCGGCGGCAACTTCGCCATCGGTATCGTGGTGTTCATCATTCTCGTCATCATCAACTTCATGGTTATCACCAAGGGCGCGGGGCGTATCGCGGAAGTCGGCGCGCGTTTCGTGCTTGACGGGATGCCAGGCAAACAGATGGCTATCGACGCCGACCTTAACGCCGGGCTTATCGGCGAAGAGGAAGCGAAAAAACGCCGTACCGAAGTGACCCAGGAAGCGGACTTTTACGGCTCGATGGACGGTGCGAGTAAGTTCGTGCGCGGTGACGCCGTCGCCGGTCTGCTGATTATGGCGATCAACATCATCGGCGGCCTGCTGGTAGGTGTCGTACAGCACGGTATGCCGGTTGGCCACGCTGCGGAAAGCTACACGCTGCTGACCATCGGTGACGGCCTGGTCGCGCAGATCCCGGCGCTGGTGATTTCGACCGCGGCGGGCGTTATCGTGACCCGCGTCGGCACCGATCAGGACGTCGGCGAGCAGATGGTCGGCCAGCTGTTCAATAACCCGCGCGTCATGGTGCTGAGCGCCGCCGTACTCGGCCTGCTCGGCATGGTGCCGGGGATGCCTAACTTAGTGTTCCTGCTGTTTACCGCGGCGCTGCTGGGCCTCGCCTGGTGGATGCGCGGCCGCGATCAGCAGGCGCCCGCCGCGCCCGCGCCGGTTATCCAGCAGGATAATCCGCAGGCCGTGGAAGCGACCTGGAACGATGTGCAGCTCGAAGATTCTCTCGGGATGGAAGTGGGCTATCGCCTGATCCCGATGGTGGATATGCAGCAGGACGGCGAACTGCTGGGCCGCATCCGCAGTATTCGTAAGAAATTCGCGCAGGATCTCGGCTTCCTGCCGCCGGTGGTGCACATCCGCGACAATATGGATCTGCCGCCGGCACGCTACCGCATTCTGATGAAAGGCGTGGAAATCGGCAGCGGCGAAGCCTATCCGGGCCGCTGGCTGGCGATTAACCCTGGCACCGCCGCAGGTTCGCTGCCGGGCGAGCCGACCGTCGATCCGGCCTTTGGCCTGGCGGCTATCTGGATTGAAAGCGCGCTGAAAGAGCAGGCGCAGATCCAGGGCTTTACGGTGGTTGAGGCCAGCACCGTGGTGGCGACGCACCTGAACCATCTGATCGCGCAGTACTCCGCCGAACTGTTTGGTCGTCAGGAGGCACAGCAGCTTCTTGACCGCGTGAGCAAAGAGCTGCCGAAACTGACCGAAGATCTGGTGCCGGGCGTGGTGACGCTGACCACGCTGCATAAAGTGCTGCAAAACCTGCTCGCCGAGAAAGTGCCAATTCGCGATATGCGCACCATTCTGGAGACGCTCGCCGAGCACGCGCCGGTACAGAACGATCCGAACGAACTCACCTCCGTGGTGCGTGTGGCGCTGGGCCGCGCGATTACCCAGCAGTGGTTCCCTGGCAACGACGAAGTGCAGGTGATTGGGCTGGATACGTCGCTTGAGCGTCTGCTGCTGCAGGCGCTGCAGGGCGGCGGCGGCCTGGAACCGGGCCTTGCGGATCGTCTGCTTGAGCAGGCGCAGGAGGCGCTGTCGCGTCAGGAGATGCTCGGCGCGCCGCCGGTACTGCTGGTGAACCACGCGCTGCGTCCGCTGCTGGCGCGCTTCCTGCGCCGTAATCTGCCGCAGCTGGTGGTGCTTTCGAACCTTGAGCTGTCCGATAACCGCAACATCCGCATGACGTCCAGCATCGGAGGCAGATAA
- the flhB gene encoding flagellar biosynthesis protein FlhB: protein MSDDSDDKTEAPTPHRREKAREEGQIPRSRELTSMLMLLVGVAVIWMGGSLLARQLAAMLAHGLHFDHSIINDPKLVVGQISFLIKQALMALVPLIMGVVIVALFAPMLLGGLLFNTKAVAFKPEKLNPLPGIKRIFSSQSLAELLKAVLKSVLVGIVTGVFLWYNWPDMMRLISESPIAAMRNSMNLVALCCILIVMGLVPMVGFDVFWQIVSHTKKLRMSRQDIRDEFKNQEGDPHVKGRIRQQQREAARRRMMADVPKADVIVNNPTHYSVALQYDENKMSAPKVVAKGAGLVALRIREIGNEHRIPMLEAPPLARALYRHAEIGQQIPGQLYAAVAEVLAWVWQLKRWRLAGGLIPKKPENLPVPEALDFMNEKDTDG from the coding sequence GTGTCAGACGATAGCGACGACAAAACAGAAGCCCCCACACCCCACCGACGAGAAAAGGCGCGAGAAGAAGGGCAGATCCCCCGTTCCCGTGAACTGACCTCTATGCTGATGCTGCTGGTCGGCGTCGCGGTGATTTGGATGGGCGGTTCGCTGTTGGCGCGCCAGCTGGCGGCCATGCTCGCTCACGGCCTCCATTTCGATCACAGCATTATTAACGACCCGAAACTCGTGGTCGGACAGATTAGCTTTTTGATAAAGCAGGCGCTGATGGCGCTGGTTCCGCTGATTATGGGCGTGGTGATTGTGGCGCTGTTCGCCCCGATGCTGCTGGGCGGCCTGCTGTTTAACACGAAAGCCGTGGCGTTTAAGCCCGAAAAACTGAACCCGCTGCCGGGCATCAAACGTATTTTTTCATCGCAGTCGCTGGCGGAGCTGTTAAAAGCGGTGCTGAAGTCGGTGCTGGTGGGCATCGTGACCGGAGTTTTCCTCTGGTACAACTGGCCGGACATGATGCGCCTTATCAGCGAATCGCCCATCGCCGCCATGCGCAACTCGATGAATCTGGTCGCGCTGTGCTGCATCCTGATTGTGATGGGCCTGGTGCCGATGGTGGGCTTCGACGTGTTCTGGCAGATAGTCAGCCACACCAAAAAATTACGCATGTCGCGCCAGGATATTCGCGACGAATTCAAAAACCAGGAAGGCGACCCGCACGTCAAAGGGCGTATTCGCCAGCAGCAACGCGAAGCGGCCCGTCGTCGCATGATGGCGGACGTGCCGAAAGCCGACGTTATCGTCAATAACCCGACGCACTACTCGGTGGCGTTGCAGTATGACGAGAACAAAATGAGCGCCCCGAAAGTAGTGGCCAAAGGCGCGGGGCTGGTGGCGCTGCGTATTCGCGAGATTGGTAACGAACACCGAATTCCGATGCTGGAAGCGCCGCCGCTGGCGCGTGCGTTATACCGGCACGCGGAGATCGGCCAGCAGATCCCAGGGCAGCTGTACGCCGCCGTGGCGGAAGTGCTGGCATGGGTATGGCAACTCAAGCGCTGGCGTCTGGCTGGCGGTTTGATTCCGAAGAAACCTGAAAACCTTCCGGTGCCTGAGGCGCTGGATTTTATGAACGAGAAGGACACTGATGGCTAA
- the cheZ gene encoding protein phosphatase CheZ yields the protein MTASIKPTDEHSTGDIIVRIGSLTRMLRDSLRELGLDQAIAEAAEAIPDARDRLDYVVQMTAQAAERALNCVEASQPHQNKLENDAKALSGRWDEWFENPIELSDARELVTDTRQYLAEVPDHTSFTNAQLLEIMMAQDFQDLTGQVIKRMMDVIQEIERQLLMVLLENMPEPNARAKRPNDSLLNGPQLDATAAGVVASQDQVDDLLDSLGF from the coding sequence ATGACGGCATCGATAAAACCGACTGACGAGCATTCGACTGGCGACATTATTGTCCGTATCGGCAGTCTGACCCGCATGCTGCGTGACAGCCTGCGCGAACTGGGGCTTGATCAGGCGATTGCGGAAGCGGCGGAAGCTATCCCGGACGCGCGCGACCGTCTGGATTACGTGGTGCAGATGACGGCGCAGGCCGCGGAACGCGCCCTGAACTGCGTCGAGGCTTCGCAGCCTCACCAGAACAAACTGGAAAACGACGCGAAAGCGCTGAGCGGCCGCTGGGACGAGTGGTTCGAGAACCCTATCGAACTGAGCGACGCGCGCGAGCTGGTGACCGACACCCGCCAGTACCTGGCGGAGGTGCCGGATCACACCAGCTTCACCAACGCCCAGCTTCTGGAAATCATGATGGCACAGGATTTCCAGGATCTGACCGGTCAGGTGATTAAGCGCATGATGGATGTTATCCAGGAGATTGAGCGCCAGCTTCTGATGGTGCTGCTGGAGAACATGCCGGAGCCGAACGCGCGCGCCAAGCGCCCGAACGACAGCCTGCTCAACGGCCCGCAGCTGGACGCCACCGCCGCAGGCGTCGTGGCAAGCCAGGATCAGGTCGACGACCTGCTCGACAGTCTGGGCTTCTGA
- the cheY gene encoding chemotaxis response regulator CheY, protein MADKDLKFLVVDDFSTMRRIVRNLLKELGFNNVEEAEDGVDALNKLQTGGFGFVISDWNMPNMDGLELLKTIRADGAMASMPVLMVTAEAKKENIIAAAQAGASGYVVKPFTAATLEEKLSKIFEKLGM, encoded by the coding sequence ATGGCGGATAAAGATCTCAAGTTTCTGGTTGTGGATGACTTCTCCACCATGCGCCGCATTGTACGTAACCTGCTCAAAGAGCTGGGTTTCAACAACGTAGAAGAAGCGGAAGATGGTGTGGATGCACTCAACAAACTGCAGACCGGCGGTTTCGGTTTTGTGATTTCCGACTGGAACATGCCCAATATGGATGGTCTTGAGCTGCTCAAAACCATTCGCGCCGACGGTGCCATGGCGTCCATGCCGGTACTGATGGTGACGGCGGAAGCCAAGAAAGAGAACATTATCGCGGCAGCGCAGGCAGGCGCCAGCGGCTACGTGGTGAAACCGTTCACGGCGGCGACGCTTGAAGAAAAACTGAGCAAGATTTTCGAAAAACTCGGCATGTGA
- a CDS encoding protein-glutamate methylesterase/protein-glutamine glutaminase gives MSKIRVLSVDDSALMRQIMTEIINSHSDMEMVATAPDPLVARDLIKQFNPDVLTLDVEMPRMDGLDFLEKLMRLRPMPVVMVSSLTGKGSEVTLRALELGAVDFVTKPQLGIREGMLAYSELIADKVRTASRARISARLPDVVPKTLKAGPLLSSEKLIAIGASTGGTEAIRHVLQPLPLSSPAVLITQHMPPGFTRSFAERLNKLCQISVKEAEDGERVLPGHAYIAPGDKHMELARSGANYQIKIHDGPPVNRHRPAVDVLFHSVAKHAGRNAVGVILTGMGNDGAAGMLAMHQAGAWTIAQNEASCVVFGMPREAINMGGVSEVVDLSQVSQQMLAKISAGQAIRI, from the coding sequence ATGAGTAAAATCAGAGTGTTGTCAGTAGATGATTCGGCGCTGATGCGTCAGATCATGACCGAAATTATCAACAGTCACAGCGATATGGAGATGGTGGCGACAGCGCCGGACCCCCTGGTGGCCCGCGATCTGATTAAGCAGTTCAATCCGGATGTGTTAACGCTGGATGTCGAAATGCCGCGCATGGACGGCCTCGATTTCCTGGAAAAACTGATGCGTCTGCGTCCGATGCCGGTGGTGATGGTGTCGTCGCTGACGGGCAAAGGGTCGGAAGTTACGCTGCGCGCGCTGGAGCTGGGCGCCGTGGATTTCGTGACCAAGCCGCAGCTCGGCATTCGCGAAGGGATGCTGGCCTACAGCGAGCTGATTGCCGATAAAGTGCGTACCGCGTCGCGCGCGCGCATCTCCGCCCGCTTGCCGGACGTGGTGCCGAAGACGCTGAAAGCGGGCCCGCTGCTGAGCTCGGAAAAGCTGATTGCCATCGGCGCCTCCACGGGCGGCACCGAAGCTATCCGCCATGTGCTCCAGCCGCTGCCGCTTTCAAGCCCGGCGGTGCTGATTACCCAGCACATGCCGCCAGGCTTTACCCGTTCTTTCGCCGAGCGACTGAACAAGCTGTGCCAGATTAGCGTGAAAGAAGCCGAAGACGGCGAGCGCGTGCTGCCGGGCCATGCCTATATCGCGCCAGGCGATAAGCATATGGAGCTCGCGCGCAGCGGCGCTAACTACCAGATCAAGATCCACGACGGGCCGCCGGTCAACCGGCACCGTCCGGCCGTGGATGTGTTGTTTCACTCCGTAGCCAAACATGCGGGGCGCAACGCGGTGGGCGTGATCCTCACCGGGATGGGCAACGATGGCGCGGCGGGAATGCTGGCGATGCACCAGGCGGGCGCCTGGACCATCGCCCAGAACGAAGCGAGTTGTGTGGTGTTCGGCATGCCGCGTGAGGCCATCAACATGGGTGGCGTCAGCGAAGTCGTCGATCTAAGCCAGGTCAGCCAGCAGATGCTGGCGAAAATCAGTGCCGGACAGGCAATACGTATTTAA
- the cheR gene encoding protein-glutamate O-methyltransferase CheR: MTSSMPAGQTSLLVQMTQRLALSDTHFRRICQLIYQRAGIVLAEHKRDMVYNRLVRRLRTLGLDDFGRYLSMLEANANSAEWQAFINSLTTNLTAFFREAHHFPVLAEHARKRSGEYRIWSAAASTGEEPYSIAITLADTLGTAPGRWKVYGTDIDTEVLQKAQSGIYRQEELKTLSPQQMQRYFMRGTGPHQGLVRVRNELANQIEFASLNLLDKQYNVPGPFDAIFCRNVMIYFDKETQQEILKRFVPLLKPGGLLFAGHSENFSNLSRDFSLRGQTVYALSKEKE, from the coding sequence ATGACATCATCCATGCCTGCTGGGCAAACGTCATTATTAGTACAGATGACACAGCGCCTCGCGCTGTCCGACACCCACTTCCGTCGGATATGTCAATTGATATACCAGCGCGCCGGGATCGTGCTGGCCGAACATAAGCGGGATATGGTCTACAACCGTCTGGTTCGACGTCTGCGCACGCTCGGGCTGGATGATTTCGGACGCTATCTCAGCATGCTGGAAGCCAACGCCAACAGCGCCGAGTGGCAGGCGTTTATCAACTCGCTGACCACGAACCTGACGGCGTTTTTCCGCGAGGCGCACCATTTTCCGGTGCTGGCGGAGCACGCGCGTAAGCGCAGCGGCGAGTACCGTATCTGGAGCGCCGCGGCATCAACCGGCGAGGAGCCTTACTCTATCGCCATTACGCTTGCCGATACGCTGGGCACCGCGCCGGGCCGCTGGAAAGTCTACGGTACGGATATCGATACCGAAGTGCTGCAAAAGGCGCAGAGCGGAATTTACCGGCAGGAGGAGCTGAAAACCCTCTCGCCACAGCAGATGCAACGCTATTTTATGCGCGGCACAGGGCCTCACCAGGGGCTGGTGCGCGTGCGTAACGAACTGGCGAACCAGATTGAGTTCGCCTCGCTGAACCTGCTTGATAAGCAGTACAACGTACCAGGGCCATTTGATGCGATTTTCTGCCGCAACGTGATGATTTATTTCGATAAAGAAACACAGCAGGAGATCCTCAAACGCTTTGTTCCGCTGCTGAAGCCGGGCGGCCTGCTGTTTGCGGGCCACTCGGAAAACTTCAGTAACCTCAGCCGGGATTTCTCGCTGCGCGGTCAGACGGTGTATGCCCTGAGTAAGGAAAAAGAATGA